A genome region from Arachidicoccus soli includes the following:
- a CDS encoding Mrp/NBP35 family ATP-binding protein, protein MTEEDILKALKNVINPDSQKDIVSLNMVSEIKIHDKNIAITIMVPMTAAPYKAEINEQCENVIKELAKDQTVNVNVTFTSKVNTKRSLHETVLPKVKNIIAVVSGKGGVGKSTVAANLAIALSKDGVKVGLMDADIYGPSAPIMFGLRGDRPKMADIEGKGKIVPIEKFGIKVMSIGFLVDERQAVVWRGPMVSSAVRQFVTDVYWDELDYLVIDMPPGTGDIHLTLMQLVPVTGVIIVTTPQDVALADAKKGIAMFGQAQLDAPIIGLVENMAYFTPAELPENKYYIFGKEGGKRLASEYDLNFLGQIPLVQSIREGGDKGVPVMLSEDAVSRKAFEAFADEVAKQVQRRNEML, encoded by the coding sequence ATGACAGAAGAAGATATTTTAAAAGCATTAAAAAATGTAATAAATCCCGATTCCCAGAAAGATATTGTTTCACTAAATATGGTATCTGAAATAAAGATCCATGATAAAAATATTGCCATCACTATCATGGTGCCGATGACCGCTGCTCCTTATAAAGCTGAAATCAATGAGCAGTGCGAAAATGTAATTAAAGAATTAGCTAAAGATCAGACTGTAAATGTAAACGTAACATTTACTTCAAAGGTAAATACCAAGCGCAGTTTGCATGAAACTGTATTGCCAAAAGTGAAAAATATCATTGCAGTAGTCAGTGGCAAAGGTGGTGTAGGTAAAAGCACCGTGGCCGCAAATCTTGCCATAGCCCTATCAAAAGATGGTGTAAAAGTAGGATTGATGGATGCGGATATTTATGGGCCAAGCGCCCCTATAATGTTTGGGCTGCGTGGAGACAGACCCAAGATGGCTGATATAGAAGGCAAAGGTAAAATTGTCCCTATAGAAAAATTCGGTATTAAGGTAATGAGTATTGGGTTTTTGGTTGATGAAAGACAAGCAGTCGTTTGGCGCGGACCTATGGTGAGTAGTGCTGTGCGTCAGTTTGTGACCGATGTTTATTGGGACGAACTGGATTATTTAGTTATTGATATGCCTCCGGGAACAGGTGATATTCATCTAACTTTGATGCAACTGGTACCCGTTACGGGTGTTATTATTGTAACGACTCCACAAGATGTTGCATTAGCTGATGCTAAAAAGGGTATTGCCATGTTTGGCCAAGCACAACTCGATGCACCTATTATTGGATTAGTAGAAAATATGGCTTATTTCACGCCTGCTGAATTGCCCGAAAATAAATATTATATCTTTGGAAAAGAAGGTGGCAAAAGACTTGCCAGCGAATACGATCTAAACTTTCTTGGACAAATACCACTGGTACAGAGTATTCGTGAAGGTGGCGACAAAGGCGTACCGGTAATGCTAAGTGAAGATGCAGTCAGCAGAAAAGCATTTGAAGCATTCGCAGATGAAGTTGCCAAGCAAGTTCAAAGAAGAAATGAGATGTTGTGA
- a CDS encoding dodecin family protein — protein sequence MPVLKVIEVMSSSVLSWEDATQQAVTEASKTLKNIRSVYVKEQSAVVVDDKIKEYRVNLKLSFTIE from the coding sequence ATGCCTGTATTAAAAGTTATTGAAGTAATGTCAAGTTCAGTCTTAAGTTGGGAAGATGCAACTCAACAAGCAGTGACAGAAGCGTCCAAAACACTAAAAAACATTCGCTCGGTTTATGTGAAGGAGCAAAGTGCTGTTGTTGTAGATGATAAGATAAAAGAGTATAGAGTAAACCTTAAATTATCTTTTACAATAGAATAA
- the mtaB gene encoding tRNA (N(6)-L-threonylcarbamoyladenosine(37)-C(2))-methylthiotransferase MtaB, translating into MSTQRTVAFHTLGCKLNYSETSTLSRMLENDGFQKKAFEDKADVYVINTCSVTDNADKECRQLVRRIQRKAPESLVVITGCYAQLKPKEISEIPGVDLVLGAAEKFNIVTHLKELTKGDSTKISSCDIEDVTGFNTSFSLNDRTRTFLKVQDGCDYTCSFCTIPMARGKSRSNTIENVLENARNIAASGNVKEIVLTGVNLGDFGKGPDGNKKTEEDFLALIKQLDAIEGIERYRISSIEPNLLSDEIIKFVAQSKKFMPHFHIPLQSGSDKILGLMRRRYKRDLYLQRVELIKKLMPYCAIGVDVIVGFPGETNEDFKETFDFLHSLEISYLHVFTYSERAHTKALEIKPVVPQIVRQERNKSLRNLSFMKMQYFTQQNAGQSRTVLFEDHNKNGMMEGYTDNYIRISTPYREEWANTIVDWKIQ; encoded by the coding sequence GTGTCCACACAACGTACTGTCGCATTTCATACTTTAGGGTGCAAACTCAATTATTCTGAAACCTCCACGCTTTCTCGGATGTTGGAAAACGATGGGTTCCAAAAGAAAGCCTTTGAAGATAAGGCGGACGTGTATGTTATCAACACCTGTTCTGTTACTGATAATGCAGATAAAGAATGTCGCCAATTGGTACGTCGCATTCAACGGAAGGCACCGGAAAGCTTAGTGGTGATTACGGGTTGTTATGCGCAATTAAAGCCTAAAGAAATTTCTGAAATTCCCGGAGTAGATCTGGTGCTGGGAGCAGCCGAAAAATTTAATATTGTTACTCATTTAAAAGAATTAACCAAGGGCGATTCCACTAAGATTTCGAGCTGCGATATTGAAGACGTTACAGGATTTAATACTTCTTTTTCATTGAACGACCGTACACGCACCTTTTTGAAAGTACAAGATGGTTGTGATTATACCTGTTCTTTTTGCACCATCCCAATGGCGCGTGGAAAGAGTAGGAGTAATACTATCGAAAATGTATTAGAAAATGCACGAAACATCGCAGCATCTGGTAATGTAAAAGAAATAGTCTTGACTGGTGTAAACTTGGGAGACTTTGGAAAAGGTCCGGATGGTAATAAAAAAACGGAAGAAGATTTTTTAGCATTAATAAAACAATTAGATGCAATAGAAGGCATTGAACGTTATCGCATTTCTTCTATCGAACCGAATTTATTGTCAGATGAGATTATAAAATTTGTAGCACAGAGTAAAAAATTTATGCCGCATTTTCATATTCCCTTACAAAGTGGTAGCGATAAAATATTGGGATTGATGCGCCGTCGCTACAAAAGAGATTTGTATTTGCAACGGGTGGAATTAATTAAAAAATTAATGCCCTATTGCGCTATCGGTGTGGACGTAATAGTTGGTTTCCCCGGAGAGACGAATGAAGATTTTAAAGAGACTTTTGATTTTCTTCATAGTTTAGAGATTTCCTACCTACATGTGTTTACTTATTCAGAAAGAGCACATACAAAAGCCTTGGAGATAAAGCCGGTAGTTCCTCAAATTGTCCGGCAGGAACGTAACAAAAGCTTACGTAACCTTTCTTTTATGAAGATGCAATACTTTACCCAACAAAATGCGGGACAATCAAGGACAGTTTTATTTGAAGATCACAACAAAAACGGTATGATGGAAGGTTATACCGATAATTATATACGTATATCAACTCCTTATAGAGAAGAATGGGCCAATACAATTGTTGATTGGAAGATTCAATAA
- a CDS encoding DUF1573 domain-containing protein, with translation MIPYHKTICILALLFTLSSCKNLRKEKTTIEVIDNNRHYYPILAGQKLNMVFVVKNTGKAPFILSDLFTSCGCLTSDKSSIKAIPPGKEGNLILQYNSIKNVGLVQQYITIYGNLATSDKYEITFDIHVVPNGLYTKDFEEMYEEEKQKDGGIKNMVDGNENNKGYYVN, from the coding sequence ATGATTCCTTATCATAAAACAATATGTATCCTTGCCCTTCTATTTACTTTGAGTAGTTGTAAGAATCTGCGAAAAGAAAAAACTACTATAGAGGTGATTGATAACAACCGTCATTATTACCCCATATTAGCAGGTCAGAAATTGAACATGGTATTTGTAGTAAAAAATACTGGAAAAGCCCCCTTTATTTTAAGTGATTTATTTACTTCTTGTGGTTGTTTAACATCTGATAAATCTTCTATCAAAGCAATCCCCCCGGGTAAAGAAGGAAATCTTATTCTTCAGTACAACAGCATTAAAAACGTCGGCTTGGTCCAGCAATATATTACCATTTATGGCAATCTTGCCACTTCAGATAAATATGAGATAACTTTTGATATTCATGTCGTGCCTAATGGGTTATATACAAAAGATTTTGAAGAGATGTATGAAGAAGAAAAGCAAAAGGATGGCGGAATAAAAAATATGGTAGATGGAAATGAGAACAATAAAGGCTATTATGTCAATTAA
- a CDS encoding DUF4838 domain-containing protein, with protein sequence MWRFNHLFKLLPLLLIVIGCSSGKPLPLKAKGYIISAEQDALSEKFANYFFNHFSQRTKDKSILNYLKDDNGRNAPAGYLNIHLELAKDLKHDYCIEHNAKELHIRVRNEQTSIWMTYQLIDAIAQQDKRFASADLPPSFIQFNSQCNDFDFNYREPYFEPNLKPDYAPIIGTDNLEESWGIWGHNLLKIVTESTVAKNENLYALINGKRNYKQLNFSSPELFQFITDYILENYGDGSKKSYRLMIMPQDNDLVCTCPTCLELGNTSTNATPAVVDLINKLAAQFPKHQFFTTAYRTTNNAPNNQLAENAGVLFSTINLPKGIHLDNSKSSVRAFEKQLLDWQTKTPNIYIWDYAANFDDYLTPIPILYGLQQQLSYYKSIGIKGIFLNASGYDYSPFDDLKTYVAAALMMDIHADISALCSKYLSKFYPVSHALLYQYYMGLELNFEQRKKPYNMYGGMRESLSSYLNADKFVEFYQSLKNILPKTKDTEHEKLLKLLTALSYTRLQIAYTNGIQNWGYAIDKGNTLLVKPDINQYLTTLKQFKQFGDLKNYKEENGSLSVYINNWQNLLSTKKYENILMGTPVQIISKPDEGFEKSDLLVDGTPGFANDYHQGWYLSSINDLKLKFSTEKIKYAKEIHLCFLIDEQHNLYAPEEIVLMKDAKLYKTINSNQLNISKNIASVSIKVDFSTGSNISLYFIRKKVARSILACDEIQILK encoded by the coding sequence ATGTGGCGTTTTAACCATTTATTTAAGCTTCTACCATTATTGTTAATTGTAATTGGTTGCTCTTCCGGAAAGCCTTTGCCCTTAAAAGCAAAAGGTTACATAATAAGTGCAGAGCAAGACGCATTAAGCGAAAAGTTTGCCAATTATTTTTTTAATCATTTCAGTCAAAGAACAAAAGACAAGTCTATACTTAACTATCTTAAGGATGATAATGGTAGAAATGCCCCGGCTGGTTATCTAAATATACATTTAGAATTGGCAAAAGATTTGAAACACGATTATTGTATCGAGCATAATGCTAAAGAATTGCATATCAGAGTACGCAATGAGCAAACTTCCATATGGATGACCTATCAATTAATTGATGCCATTGCACAACAGGATAAAAGGTTTGCAAGCGCTGATTTACCCCCATCATTTATTCAATTCAACAGTCAATGCAATGATTTTGATTTTAATTATCGCGAGCCATACTTTGAGCCTAATTTAAAGCCCGATTATGCACCTATTATTGGCACGGATAATTTAGAAGAATCTTGGGGCATCTGGGGACATAATCTACTTAAAATAGTTACTGAATCTACTGTGGCAAAAAATGAAAATCTTTATGCCCTAATAAATGGAAAACGTAACTATAAGCAATTGAATTTTTCCTCTCCGGAATTGTTTCAGTTTATCACAGATTATATTCTTGAAAATTATGGCGATGGAAGCAAAAAAAGCTATCGTCTTATGATAATGCCACAGGATAATGATTTAGTTTGTACATGCCCAACTTGCTTAGAATTGGGCAATACAAGCACTAATGCGACCCCTGCAGTAGTTGATTTAATAAATAAGTTAGCGGCTCAATTTCCTAAACATCAGTTTTTCACCACTGCCTATAGAACGACAAACAATGCACCAAACAATCAATTGGCGGAAAATGCAGGTGTATTATTTAGTACAATAAATTTACCCAAAGGCATTCATTTAGATAATTCTAAATCATCAGTTAGAGCATTTGAAAAACAACTGTTGGATTGGCAAACCAAAACTCCGAATATTTATATTTGGGATTATGCGGCCAATTTTGACGATTATCTTACACCAATCCCCATATTATATGGATTACAACAGCAACTTTCCTATTATAAATCGATAGGGATAAAAGGAATTTTCCTTAATGCTTCTGGCTATGATTATTCTCCTTTTGATGATCTAAAAACTTATGTTGCTGCAGCATTAATGATGGATATACATGCTGACATTTCTGCTCTTTGTAGTAAGTATTTAAGCAAATTTTATCCGGTAAGCCATGCATTATTATATCAATATTATATGGGGCTTGAACTAAATTTTGAACAACGGAAAAAACCTTATAATATGTATGGCGGAATGAGAGAAAGCCTTTCATCCTATCTGAATGCCGATAAGTTTGTTGAATTTTATCAATCTTTAAAGAATATACTTCCTAAAACAAAAGATACTGAGCATGAAAAACTTTTAAAGCTTCTAACCGCACTAAGCTATACCCGTTTGCAAATTGCTTATACCAATGGTATCCAAAATTGGGGTTATGCCATTGACAAAGGCAATACCCTTCTCGTAAAACCAGATATAAATCAATATTTAACGACCCTTAAGCAATTTAAGCAGTTTGGAGATTTAAAAAATTATAAAGAGGAAAACGGGTCGCTAAGTGTCTATATTAATAATTGGCAGAACCTGCTTTCCACAAAAAAATATGAAAATATATTAATGGGAACTCCTGTGCAAATTATATCAAAGCCTGATGAAGGGTTTGAAAAATCTGACTTACTGGTAGATGGGACCCCTGGTTTTGCTAATGATTATCATCAAGGTTGGTATTTAAGCAGTATAAATGATTTAAAACTAAAATTTTCCACGGAAAAAATTAAATATGCAAAAGAAATCCATTTATGTTTTCTGATCGATGAACAACACAATTTATATGCCCCTGAAGAAATAGTTTTGATGAAGGATGCCAAATTATATAAAACCATTAATTCAAATCAATTGAACATTTCAAAGAATATTGCCAGTGTATCGATAAAAGTTGATTTTTCTACAGGAAGCAATATCTCCCTATATTTTATTCGCAAAAAAGTTGCGAGAAGTATCCTTGCCTGTGATGAAATACAAATACTAAAATAA
- a CDS encoding tetratricopeptide repeat protein, whose translation MDLKQKKIFISTKELSKLVVTFISLFFFSYVSGQSTIELNSQNDYTKQIQASFDEGNWELGKSQIDAGLIKYPKDGDLRILSGKYYLHVKQYDKARYELKKSLELNPNNEDAKKILVNVETESKRYSSAICYINELLETAPYMRSLWVKKIDLYQLQGNLVEANHLQKRLSQIYPEDNNLHKDYVYSTEMEANKKRKEGKIDDVITLNKELVQQDPKNLDHYSTLANDFLKAGDQYNALAYIERGLNLFPGNIGLINKKASILAGQKRYDELLSFLQQEMKHNNSGSLQQSYNNYLLDAARNAKDKDPSTLYGKIFDRSPGNEEAFSYVFNSAVAKQQYEVALVTLNKFRKVHGDSKSLSLKELMVYNRMGNNAKAANLTKQLFAQYPNDTDLRSAYAKLMLEEAKARMKDESYKQAIIDWNLVRQYGDDEMNQIAQSGLYNAYYLMGDYNNALNALSDIIGDQGNNPELYIKRASIYQKQKRYHEALMAYEQAIKMSTDDQKQRYLGGYAEMLTLIIKSLNEKFHYDEAMQYVNEWLVQDSTNYDALHYAVNISNSMKKPELVHFYAQKGYDAYPDDVYFKIKLAEVKQLDAKNYPTVYTAMYNELKINPYNEDLINTFSQLTDDYSKQLIKETKSMEALSILDTALHYTPNSKSLKYTKGVAFEKLKKYDSAYYYQSFYEPSAMEVTDFKQHLFYLKYKGYDNEIGIYDLRSRDGSSDAISTISTMEYSKFSKGNTYVGRVNYAGRPTGKGIQIQGEWSKIWSQSLSSKFDLAWANKFFPSIVANASFYKEIKSLSDLEAELGIGYRRLSEPNNENLINLVIGATKEVDPWRINVRFNNFLLNGKWLYNLSSNIHYNLSSPKNYLIATGSIGSSPDAELIDYQFYNGFSVLNTMVGAGGGHMLTKTVSAGILGTWYNYSTGVGTNTYKNLYNIYLQLNVAF comes from the coding sequence ATGGATCTCAAACAAAAAAAAATATTTATCTCAACAAAAGAGTTGAGCAAATTGGTAGTGACTTTTATTTCTTTATTCTTTTTTTCATATGTTTCCGGGCAATCAACAATAGAGCTAAATAGTCAAAATGATTACACAAAACAAATACAAGCATCATTTGACGAAGGCAATTGGGAGCTGGGAAAGTCTCAAATTGATGCCGGTTTAATTAAGTATCCTAAAGATGGTGATTTAAGAATACTTTCTGGTAAATACTATCTCCATGTAAAACAATATGATAAAGCACGATATGAATTGAAAAAATCTTTGGAACTTAATCCAAACAATGAGGATGCAAAGAAAATTCTAGTAAATGTAGAGACAGAGTCCAAAAGATATTCAAGTGCTATTTGCTACATAAATGAGTTACTTGAAACTGCCCCATATATGCGGAGCTTGTGGGTTAAAAAAATTGACCTATACCAGCTACAAGGCAATTTAGTAGAGGCGAATCATCTTCAAAAAAGATTAAGCCAAATTTATCCAGAAGATAATAACCTTCATAAAGATTACGTATATTCTACAGAAATGGAGGCCAATAAGAAACGAAAAGAAGGAAAAATTGACGACGTTATTACTTTAAATAAAGAATTAGTTCAACAAGACCCAAAAAATCTAGATCATTATAGCACATTAGCCAATGATTTCTTAAAAGCCGGAGACCAGTACAATGCACTTGCTTATATCGAAAGAGGATTAAATCTGTTTCCAGGGAATATTGGGTTAATAAATAAAAAAGCATCCATACTAGCAGGTCAAAAGCGTTATGATGAATTATTGAGTTTTTTGCAACAGGAAATGAAACATAATAATTCCGGCTCATTACAGCAGTCATATAACAACTATCTTTTGGATGCGGCAAGAAATGCCAAAGACAAAGACCCCTCAACTTTATATGGGAAAATATTTGATAGGAGCCCGGGAAATGAGGAGGCATTTTCTTATGTTTTTAATAGCGCTGTCGCAAAGCAACAATATGAAGTAGCATTGGTAACGCTCAATAAATTCCGAAAAGTCCATGGAGATTCAAAGAGCCTTTCATTAAAAGAGTTAATGGTGTACAATAGAATGGGTAATAATGCTAAAGCCGCTAATTTAACCAAACAGTTATTTGCACAATATCCAAATGATACGGATCTAAGATCCGCCTATGCAAAGCTGATGCTTGAAGAAGCAAAAGCGAGAATGAAAGATGAAAGCTATAAACAAGCTATCATAGACTGGAATTTGGTTAGGCAATATGGAGATGATGAAATGAACCAAATAGCGCAGTCGGGTCTTTACAATGCTTATTACTTAATGGGTGACTATAATAATGCGTTAAATGCCTTAAGTGACATCATAGGAGATCAAGGGAATAATCCCGAATTATATATTAAAAGAGCTTCTATCTATCAAAAACAGAAACGTTATCATGAAGCGCTAATGGCATATGAACAAGCCATAAAAATGTCAACAGATGATCAAAAGCAACGTTATCTCGGCGGTTATGCTGAAATGCTTACACTTATTATAAAATCATTAAATGAAAAATTTCATTATGATGAAGCAATGCAATATGTGAATGAATGGTTGGTGCAGGACTCTACAAATTATGATGCATTGCATTATGCTGTAAATATTTCAAATAGTATGAAGAAGCCAGAGTTAGTTCATTTTTACGCTCAGAAAGGTTATGACGCTTATCCTGATGATGTATACTTTAAAATAAAATTAGCAGAAGTAAAACAACTGGATGCCAAAAATTATCCCACTGTCTATACTGCAATGTATAATGAACTTAAAATAAATCCATATAATGAAGATCTGATAAATACTTTTTCCCAGTTAACAGATGACTATAGTAAACAATTAATTAAAGAAACCAAAAGCATGGAGGCTTTAAGCATTTTGGATACGGCTCTCCATTATACCCCAAATAGTAAATCACTAAAATATACCAAAGGTGTCGCATTTGAAAAACTAAAGAAATATGATTCAGCTTATTATTATCAATCCTTCTATGAGCCTTCAGCAATGGAGGTGACTGATTTTAAACAACATCTATTTTACCTTAAATATAAAGGGTACGATAATGAGATAGGTATTTACGATCTGAGAAGTCGCGATGGCAGCAGTGATGCAATAAGTACAATTTCGACGATGGAATACAGTAAGTTTTCCAAAGGGAATACTTATGTAGGTAGGGTAAACTATGCAGGTCGTCCGACTGGAAAGGGTATTCAAATTCAGGGAGAGTGGTCGAAAATTTGGTCGCAAAGTCTAAGCTCAAAATTTGATTTGGCTTGGGCAAATAAGTTCTTTCCAAGTATTGTTGCGAATGCTTCCTTTTATAAAGAGATAAAATCATTATCTGATTTGGAAGCGGAATTAGGCATCGGTTACAGAAGGCTCTCCGAGCCCAATAATGAAAATTTAATAAATCTTGTTATTGGTGCTACAAAAGAAGTAGATCCTTGGAGAATAAATGTGCGGTTTAATAATTTTCTACTTAATGGAAAGTGGTTGTATAATCTATCCTCCAATATCCATTATAACCTTTCATCTCCAAAAAATTATTTGATAGCAACAGGAAGTATTGGTTCTTCTCCCGATGCTGAGCTAATTGATTACCAATTTTACAACGGGTTTTCAGTTTTAAATACGATGGTTGGCGCAGGTGGTGGTCATATGCTTACCAAAACTGTCTCTGCCGGAATATTAGGGACTTGGTACAATTACAGTACAGGTGTCGGTACAAATACATACAAAAATCTTTATAATATTTATTTACAACTCAATGTGGCGTTTTAA
- a CDS encoding glycosyltransferase family 2 protein codes for MNVLFYIYQYLIYFYASSITIIYLTLAVLGYINIKIKKNRYTKKEEKLLFLSPESAPGISIVAPAYNEEVIIIDSVNSLLKLDYPNYEIVIVNDGSKDKTLELLIENYNLEVIPYPYIEKIRCGKVNRIFRSINPLFSKLTVVDKENGGTKADAMNAGVNVAQFDYFINTDVDCLLAKNTLTQVILPVLDAKIKVIAVGATMRMANGCNVENGQIVRVRPPRTIIPTFQETEYLRSYLVAKMGWSSFNALPNVSGGFGLFDRMVVINTGGFDPLSHAEDMDMTIRMIAYMRDNDMKYKIEQIPNTCCWTEGPPNLKVLSRQRTRWGRGLLQIFVVHRRFLFNRKYGRLGLIIMPYNLIFEFMAPIVEAIGFILLILQLFTHQINFKTFWLMLTFVYLIGITISLITIAYDLTVKKEYRTYREYLRLILFSSFEAIFYHPFIVIFSIRGYWQFLTRRNFKWGAMTRQGFSQSGKPSEETIENKT; via the coding sequence ATGAATGTGCTATTTTACATCTATCAGTACTTAATATATTTTTATGCGTCGTCTATCACAATTATATATCTGACACTTGCAGTATTGGGTTATATCAACATTAAAATCAAGAAGAATCGTTATACTAAAAAAGAGGAAAAGCTATTATTCCTTTCACCTGAGTCAGCCCCGGGGATTTCTATTGTTGCGCCAGCATATAATGAAGAAGTTATTATAATTGACAGTGTAAATTCTCTACTAAAATTGGACTATCCTAATTATGAAATCGTTATTGTGAATGATGGTAGTAAAGATAAAACCTTAGAACTGCTTATTGAGAATTATAACCTTGAAGTGATTCCTTATCCTTATATAGAAAAAATTCGTTGTGGCAAAGTGAACCGAATCTTTAGATCAATCAATCCTCTTTTTTCAAAGCTTACAGTAGTAGATAAAGAAAATGGGGGAACTAAAGCGGATGCGATGAATGCAGGCGTAAATGTTGCGCAATTTGATTATTTTATCAATACAGATGTGGATTGCTTGTTGGCTAAGAATACCTTAACCCAAGTCATCCTTCCCGTACTGGATGCTAAAATAAAAGTAATTGCGGTGGGTGCAACTATGCGCATGGCCAATGGTTGCAACGTTGAGAACGGACAAATAGTTAGAGTCCGCCCTCCAAGAACAATTATACCCACTTTTCAAGAAACCGAATATTTGCGTTCCTATCTAGTGGCAAAAATGGGGTGGAGCTCTTTTAATGCATTGCCAAATGTTTCCGGTGGGTTTGGGCTATTTGACAGAATGGTTGTTATTAATACAGGAGGATTTGATCCTTTGTCACATGCCGAGGACATGGATATGACTATTCGCATGATTGCTTATATGCGGGACAATGATATGAAATATAAAATTGAACAAATCCCAAATACTTGCTGCTGGACTGAAGGCCCTCCCAACTTAAAAGTTCTCAGTAGACAAAGAACAAGATGGGGGCGAGGGTTATTGCAAATCTTTGTGGTTCACAGGCGCTTTTTATTTAATAGAAAATATGGCCGCTTAGGTTTAATTATTATGCCCTATAATCTCATATTTGAATTTATGGCACCCATTGTTGAAGCAATAGGCTTTATTCTTCTAATCCTCCAATTGTTTACTCATCAGATAAACTTTAAAACATTTTGGCTGATGCTCACATTTGTTTATCTGATCGGGATTACTATATCTCTTATTACCATAGCATATGATCTGACTGTAAAGAAAGAATATCGTACCTATAGAGAATATTTACGTTTAATACTCTTCTCTTCGTTTGAAGCGATATTTTATCACCCCTTTATTGTGATCTTCAGTATTAGAGGATATTGGCAATTTTTAACTCGGCGTAATTTCAAATGGGGAGCTATGACGAGGCAGGGATTTTCTCAAAGTGGAAAACCTTCTGAGGAAACAATAGAAAACAAAACATAA